TCCGCGCCAACTCGGACATCGCCACCACCCAGTACGCGCAGCGGATGAACGAGATCAAGGAAAACACCAAGCTGCTGGCCATCAACGCGCTGCAGTACGATTTCATCACCACGATCAACCCGGCGGCGGCCCCGCCGGCCGCGGCCGGCCAGTCCGACCTGGAACGCCGCAAGGCGATCAACGTGCTGGAGATCGTCAAACAGCAGCTCCGCATCGATTACCTGACCCTGACCGACGGCCGGGGTCGCGTGCTGTACCGCGTCAACAACCCGAACCAGCGCAACGATGACCTCGCCGCCATGGATCCGATGCTGCGCGAGGCGCTGAGCAACCGCAAGGTGGTGTACGGCTCGGTCAAGCTGCCCATCGACTACATGTCGCAGGAAAAGCTGGAGGACGCCTTGACGGTGGGCACCCAGAAGAAGCAGATTGAAGCCGCGCTCGGGATGGAAGTGGTGGTGCCGCTCATCATGGGCGAGGAGGTCCGCGGGGCGCTGGTGGCCGGTGACGTCCTCAACAACGACAACCAGCTGGTCGACCAGCTCAAGCAGATGGTCTACAAGGAAAACATCGAAGCGGGGTCGGCCACCCTGTACCTCGGGGAGACGGCCGTCGCGTCATCGCGCAGCGGCGCGACCGGGCGTGGGGTAGGCGAGACGATCACCCAGGAGATCTTCAACTACGTTCTCAACCAGGGCAAGGAGTTCATCGGGACCGAAACCATCGGCGAGATCAGCTACGTCAGCGCCTACGTCCCCATCAAGGACATCTCGAACCAGATCATCGGCATCTATTCGGTGAGCGTCCGGGAGACCTGGTTCCGCCAGTTCCAGAACTACATCCGGAACTTCATCATGATCGTCATCGGCGCGGCCATCCTGTTCTCGGTGCTGCTCACATACATCGTCGCCACCCGCATGACCAAGCCCATCGAGATGATCACCGAAGCCGCCAACAAGATTTCGCTGGGCGATCTGGACGTCCCGATCCAGGTCAAGACCGGCGGCGATGAGATCGGCCGCCTGGCCGATTCGCTGGACCGCATGCGCATCAGTTTGAAGTCCGCCATCGAGCGTCTGCGTAAACGCTGACGCCCATACGCGGAACGCCGGCAAACCACACACCGGACCTCCGCGTCCGGTGTTTTTTTAATGCGCCGAGGAGGAAGAGCATGAGCCAGACACTGTTCATTCTGGAGAACAACCAACAGGTGGGCCCGCTGTCGACGCAGGACATCGGGGCCATGATCCAGGCCGGCCGGGTCAACGGCGAGACCTTCTGCTGGGGTGACGGGATGCCCAACTGGCAGCCGCTGCGCACGGTGCTGCCCCAGCTGTTCCAGGCCGCGCCCGCGCCCGTCGCGCCGGTTCAGGCCGCACCGGCCGCCGCCTTCCAGGGGGCGACCCAGTTTGAGGTGCTGAGAACCGAATACTACAAGATGCCCAAGATCACCATCCAGCAGGCAGAAGTGGTGCTGGAGGCGGGCGCTCTCCACTACATGGTCGGCAACATTGAGATCGAAGTCCAAACGCCTTCGGCCGGCGGCTTCATCAAGTCGAAGCTCACCGGCGAGCGCGCTGTCAAGCCGGTGTACCGGGGCAGCGGAACCATTTTCCTCGAGCCCACCTTCGGCGAGGTGAACATCCTGGAACTCCGCGGTGAGACTTGGATTCTGGACCGCGGCGCCTTCCTGGCCTGTGACCGCTCCATAACGGTGGACATGTACACCAACAAGGCGATTTCCGGCCTGTTCGGCGGCGAGGGCTTCTTTCAGACCAGCGTGGCCGGACACGGCAAGGTGATGTATAACGCGCCGGGGCCGGTGGAGACGCTGCAGCTCAACAACGAGGTGCTCACCGTGGACGGCAGCTTCGCCGTAGCCCGTACCGGCAACCTGGACTTCCGCGTCGAGAAGGCCACGAAGAAGCTGTTCAGCTCTTGGGCTTCGGGCGAGGGGTTCGTGAACGTGTTCCGCGGCACAGGCACGGTGCTCATCGCGCCGGTGCCCAACCGCTTCGTCACCCTCATCAACGAGTTCGGCGGCCTGCACGCCGCCATCAGCCGCATCGGCAAATGACCGGCCGGCGGCCGCCGCGGGATCCCGCGGCGGCCGTCAGGCGCCCGCTTCCCCCACCACCAAGTACAGATCCTCCGCCTCGCGCCAGATGACCGGGCCGAGGCGGGCGTCCGCCAGCATGCGGCTCACGACCTCCCGCGGCGGGATCATGTCGTGAGCCACC
This genomic stretch from Acidobacteriota bacterium harbors:
- a CDS encoding HAMP domain-containing protein, producing the protein MKLTIRTKLLGLSLFAIVIPLIISAAVIVVIVTQKTLDESLGKIRANSDIATTQYAQRMNEIKENTKLLAINALQYDFITTINPAAAPPAAAGQSDLERRKAINVLEIVKQQLRIDYLTLTDGRGRVLYRVNNPNQRNDDLAAMDPMLREALSNRKVVYGSVKLPIDYMSQEKLEDALTVGTQKKQIEAALGMEVVVPLIMGEEVRGALVAGDVLNNDNQLVDQLKQMVYKENIEAGSATLYLGETAVASSRSGATGRGVGETITQEIFNYVLNQGKEFIGTETIGEISYVSAYVPIKDISNQIIGIYSVSVRETWFRQFQNYIRNFIMIVIGAAILFSVLLTYIVATRMTKPIEMITEAANKISLGDLDVPIQVKTGGDEIGRLADSLDRMRISLKSAIERLRKR
- a CDS encoding DUF4339 domain-containing protein, yielding MSQTLFILENNQQVGPLSTQDIGAMIQAGRVNGETFCWGDGMPNWQPLRTVLPQLFQAAPAPVAPVQAAPAAAFQGATQFEVLRTEYYKMPKITIQQAEVVLEAGALHYMVGNIEIEVQTPSAGGFIKSKLTGERAVKPVYRGSGTIFLEPTFGEVNILELRGETWILDRGAFLACDRSITVDMYTNKAISGLFGGEGFFQTSVAGHGKVMYNAPGPVETLQLNNEVLTVDGSFAVARTGNLDFRVEKATKKLFSSWASGEGFVNVFRGTGTVLIAPVPNRFVTLINEFGGLHAAISRIGK